Proteins encoded within one genomic window of Zestosphaera sp.:
- a CDS encoding NAD-binding protein codes for MRILIIGGGAVTQELLKAFDVERELKKNEVMVVEQDPETAEELSKSFDVVVIRGDARDISLYETQISSLVPLNEFDAVLALTDREEVNVFVLTLARHYGSAIRLARVRDVRVGEVISRLDLGIPFIVPAIVGNFIKTYLQTLLQPKLLGEVDDYKVYCLTVSGTDKVVNKRIEELQLPEDVKVLFMFDGMKLRIPGKDEVVREGQLLYVLAKTSDINVITETFKG; via the coding sequence ATGAGGATTCTAATCATAGGCGGTGGAGCTGTGACCCAGGAATTGCTTAAGGCGTTCGACGTCGAGAGGGAGTTGAAGAAGAATGAGGTAATGGTTGTTGAGCAGGATCCTGAGACTGCTGAGGAGTTGAGTAAGTCGTTCGACGTCGTGGTGATTAGGGGTGATGCCAGAGACATATCGCTCTACGAGACTCAGATATCATCTCTAGTCCCTCTCAACGAGTTCGACGCCGTCTTGGCGTTGACGGATCGTGAGGAGGTTAACGTGTTCGTGCTGACTCTAGCAAGGCATTATGGCTCCGCCATAAGGCTGGCTAGGGTTAGGGACGTGAGGGTTGGCGAGGTTATCTCGAGGCTGGATTTAGGGATTCCCTTTATAGTCCCAGCTATAGTGGGCAACTTCATCAAGACGTACCTGCAGACGCTCCTGCAACCCAAGCTTCTCGGCGAAGTCGACGATTACAAGGTTTACTGCCTTACGGTCTCAGGCACCGATAAGGTTGTTAACAAGAGGATTGAGGAGCTTCAGCTACCTGAGGACGTCAAGGTGCTCTTCATGTTCGACGGCATGAAACTCCGCATACCCGGCAAGGATGAGGTGGTTAGGGAGGGTCAGCTCCTCTACGTATTAGCTAAGACCTCTGACATCAACGTGATAACAGAGACCTTCAAAGGGTGA
- a CDS encoding galactokinase family protein: MASASKVSLVKRRFRELFNLEPEVIASAPGRLDFLNTHQDYKGLPVVSVAIDRRAYVAVARSGGSSRVVSLNICVESGDCIDSFNFEEVRLRGRGFFGDYIRSVVMSLRETGVRMSNFHMLIDSDVPMASGLASSAALQVAAIASLTRLFNHSLSLHEIAELAYRSEHDVVGIPCGRLDQYGSTMGGVTLVETKPSFNTRTFRGLGLSFVVLDSGIRHSTREVHPVRISELSKGIREILSRPDLPQELRRRLSEDVYETDWQRLTLEELRPHVERVSSVSRRRILFTLKMNTSTNLALKLLENASESVMSEVGDFLVRECRECLEVASKTSNNMLKLLGGVINYQHALLRDLYDVSLPQLELIREKALEGGALGVKISGAGLGGSMFALIDTPQVGHEVVSRVRDLVRGAWIVREGEGVKVEYESRFEA, translated from the coding sequence TTGGCAAGTGCTTCTAAAGTGTCGCTCGTGAAGAGGAGGTTCAGGGAGTTATTTAACCTGGAGCCGGAGGTGATCGCCTCAGCCCCCGGACGGTTGGACTTCCTGAACACGCATCAAGACTACAAAGGCCTCCCGGTCGTGTCGGTAGCCATAGATAGAAGGGCTTATGTGGCTGTAGCCAGGAGTGGTGGGAGTTCAAGGGTTGTGTCGCTTAATATCTGCGTTGAGTCGGGTGATTGCATTGACTCCTTCAACTTTGAGGAGGTTAGGTTGAGGGGGAGGGGGTTCTTCGGTGATTACATCAGATCTGTCGTGATGTCCTTGAGGGAGACGGGGGTAAGGATGAGCAACTTCCACATGCTTATCGACAGCGACGTGCCGATGGCTTCGGGCCTCGCCAGCAGTGCAGCGCTGCAGGTGGCGGCCATTGCCTCATTGACCAGGCTGTTCAATCATTCACTGAGCCTTCACGAAATAGCTGAGCTGGCGTACCGTAGCGAGCACGACGTGGTGGGAATTCCCTGCGGTAGGCTGGATCAGTACGGCTCCACCATGGGTGGCGTGACCTTGGTAGAGACGAAGCCCTCGTTCAACACGAGGACCTTCAGAGGTCTGGGGCTCTCATTCGTTGTTCTAGACTCGGGAATCAGACACTCTACTAGGGAAGTCCATCCAGTGAGGATAAGTGAACTCAGTAAAGGAATCAGGGAAATCCTCTCCAGACCAGACCTCCCGCAAGAATTGAGGAGACGGCTGAGTGAAGACGTCTATGAGACAGACTGGCAGAGACTCACCCTAGAAGAGCTCAGACCGCATGTCGAGAGGGTGAGCAGCGTGTCAAGGAGGAGGATCCTCTTCACCCTGAAGATGAACACCTCAACAAACCTCGCCTTAAAACTTCTGGAGAACGCTTCCGAATCCGTTATGAGCGAGGTAGGGGACTTCCTCGTTAGGGAGTGCCGTGAGTGTCTGGAAGTGGCTTCCAAGACCAGCAACAACATGCTGAAGCTCCTAGGGGGAGTAATAAACTACCAGCACGCCCTACTGAGAGACCTATACGACGTCAGCCTCCCTCAGTTGGAGTTAATAAGGGAGAAAGCCCTAGAGGGTGGAGCTCTGGGAGTTAAGATCTCGGGGGCAGGGCTGGGAGGCTCTATGTTCGCGTTAATCGACACACCGCAGGTAGGTCACGAGGTAGTCAGCAGGGTTAGAGACTTAGTGAGAGGGGCCTGGATCGTCAGGGAGGGCGAGGGGGTTAAGGTGGAGTATGAAAGCAGGTTTGAAGCGTAA
- a CDS encoding DMT family transporter encodes MGRLGGLYVAAAAALWGTTGVAIAFSKASGLTYLQVSHLMILVSSCFLTLTLRRGIRRFKPLLVAYGALVVTSFRLLYAASISLNGVGLTSSLIYMAPLIVTFINSARYRALPDVWDVVASSLVFLGAFVATNPALSLTSAAGFVVGFLLALTYSVMLLIPGALYARGYSRDEVVIQPTISAAVVLTVIVMLLDGFAVSTDSMPYVLYGGVACMSVAVILFYEGLKHVSPVHAGLITTLEPVVSLILSRILLNEVLHPIQYLGAGVIVAVATMTAVKGSS; translated from the coding sequence GTGGGGAGGCTAGGAGGACTCTACGTTGCGGCGGCCGCGGCTTTATGGGGAACTACCGGGGTTGCCATCGCTTTCTCTAAAGCTTCCGGTTTGACGTACCTGCAGGTCTCACACCTGATGATCTTAGTTAGCTCTTGCTTCCTGACCCTGACACTTAGGAGAGGCATCAGAAGGTTCAAGCCGTTGCTCGTTGCCTACGGGGCGCTGGTAGTGACTTCATTCAGACTTCTGTACGCAGCATCCATCTCGCTGAACGGTGTCGGCCTGACCTCCTCGCTGATATATATGGCCCCACTCATAGTCACCTTCATCAACTCGGCCCGGTACCGGGCGCTGCCTGACGTGTGGGACGTCGTAGCGTCTTCTCTCGTGTTCTTAGGGGCGTTCGTAGCCACGAACCCCGCCCTCAGCCTGACATCGGCCGCCGGGTTTGTGGTCGGGTTCTTGCTGGCGCTAACCTACTCCGTAATGTTGCTAATTCCTGGGGCTCTGTATGCGAGGGGCTACAGCAGGGATGAGGTGGTTATTCAGCCCACCATCTCGGCGGCCGTCGTGCTTACCGTGATTGTGATGTTGTTGGACGGCTTCGCAGTCAGCACTGACTCAATGCCGTACGTCCTGTATGGTGGGGTGGCCTGTATGAGCGTGGCGGTCATACTGTTCTACGAGGGACTCAAGCACGTGAGCCCGGTTCACGCCGGCCTCATAACCACGCTTGAACCCGTTGTCTCGCTGATCCTCTCGCGGATTTTACTCAATGAGGTTCTGCATCCGATCCAGTATCTGGGGGCTGGGGTTATAGTTGCTGTGGCAACCATGACCGCTGTGAAAGGTTCGTCGTAG
- a CDS encoding signal peptidase I produces MKLRLSRILDLVLASLLLTLLLLSLSGMFTFAVVEGRSMEPLLWTGDVVVVYKDSDIGVGDVVIYAGRGGYVIHRVIEVHPDCLLIKGDNNPIPDGCIPKERIVGKVLSIGSSVVKVPGIGYLTLIVRGRTRPL; encoded by the coding sequence ATGAAGTTAAGGTTAAGCCGCATTTTAGACCTAGTCCTGGCTTCCCTGCTTTTGACCCTTCTTCTACTCTCGTTATCAGGGATGTTCACCTTCGCGGTTGTCGAGGGAAGGTCGATGGAGCCCCTACTCTGGACCGGTGACGTGGTCGTCGTTTATAAGGACAGTGATATTGGAGTGGGCGACGTGGTCATTTACGCGGGACGCGGGGGATACGTGATACACAGGGTCATCGAAGTCCACCCTGATTGCCTCCTCATTAAGGGCGATAATAACCCAATTCCAGACGGTTGCATACCTAAGGAGCGGATTGTAGGCAAGGTCTTAAGCATAGGTTCATCGGTCGTCAAGGTGCCTGGCATAGGGTACTTAACCCTCATCGTGAGAGGGAGGACGAGGCCGCTCTAG
- the galT gene encoding galactose-1-phosphate uridylyltransferase, whose product MGCLHELRWNPLIKQWVVVSPHRATRPWRPDKGVEGGVACPFCPGAPELGHLDRWKVTVLSNKYPALVPEPPHPLKPVFRAYEAREAQGASLVVVETPEHEGDFHTLSLEHVAEVVETYRSESARLSRLEYVEYVAVFKNKGREVGVSLTHPHSQIYALPFTPPRIQAELNAFEEYRRIGGGCLLCDILDYERRAGARVVYENEQFTALLPYYAMWPYEIHVCPRGHVRSLRDLDASSVRFLADVLRAVTATYTELLGRDAPYIMVFHDHPSKGSHAYHFHVEFYQPYRDRGRLKYAAGIEQGFWVFTYDGAPEERAEELRDACREGVGMVGGIIGKCF is encoded by the coding sequence GTGGGTTGTTTGCATGAGTTGCGGTGGAATCCCTTGATTAAGCAGTGGGTTGTCGTGTCACCACACAGAGCTACCAGACCGTGGAGGCCGGACAAGGGGGTGGAGGGTGGTGTTGCATGTCCGTTCTGCCCGGGTGCCCCGGAGCTGGGACACCTTGATCGATGGAAGGTCACTGTTCTGTCCAATAAGTACCCAGCCCTCGTGCCTGAGCCTCCCCACCCCTTGAAGCCCGTGTTTAGGGCGTATGAAGCCAGAGAGGCACAGGGCGCCTCATTAGTGGTTGTCGAGACGCCTGAGCATGAAGGGGATTTTCACACGCTGAGTCTCGAACACGTTGCTGAGGTGGTTGAGACCTACAGGAGTGAGAGCGCTAGATTGTCCAGACTGGAGTACGTTGAGTATGTAGCGGTATTCAAGAATAAGGGTAGGGAGGTAGGTGTCTCACTTACTCACCCCCACTCTCAGATCTACGCCCTTCCCTTCACGCCGCCCAGGATTCAGGCGGAGCTAAACGCCTTCGAGGAGTACCGCAGGATTGGTGGTGGTTGTCTTCTGTGCGATATCCTTGATTATGAGAGGCGGGCTGGAGCCAGGGTCGTGTACGAGAACGAGCAATTCACGGCGCTACTACCGTACTACGCTATGTGGCCTTACGAAATCCACGTCTGCCCGAGGGGTCACGTGAGGAGTCTGAGAGACCTTGACGCCTCCAGCGTGAGGTTCCTCGCAGACGTCCTGCGGGCAGTGACGGCAACCTACACTGAGTTGCTTGGCAGGGATGCGCCATATATTATGGTTTTCCACGACCATCCGTCTAAGGGCAGCCACGCCTATCACTTCCACGTGGAATTCTACCAACCCTATAGGGATAGAGGGAGGTTGAAGTACGCAGCCGGGATAGAGCAGGGGTTCTGGGTCTTCACATATGACGGAGCTCCGGAGGAGAGAGCGGAGGAGTTGAGGGATGCCTGTAGGGAGGGTGTTGGAATGGTAGGTGGTATTATTGGCAAGTGCTTCTAA
- a CDS encoding nucleotidyltransferase domain-containing protein — protein sequence MLSDLIDKYRRYTLKLVALFGSRTRGDYTDDSDIDLLVVADDLPKNPREGSTFILEVLEDGKILYAEEEFLNEVMDSYRDVRKRYIRRGRTWVRLITS from the coding sequence ATGCTGAGCGACCTAATTGATAAGTATAGACGCTACACCCTGAAACTCGTGGCCCTCTTCGGGTCAAGGACGCGTGGCGACTACACGGACGACAGCGACATCGATCTCCTAGTCGTCGCTGACGACCTCCCGAAGAACCCGAGGGAGGGGAGTACGTTCATCCTGGAGGTGCTTGAGGATGGGAAGATACTATACGCTGAAGAAGAATTCCTGAATGAAGTTATGGACTCCTATAGGGATGTCAGGAAGAGGTACATAAGAAGGGGGAGGACATGGGTAAGACTTATTACCTCGTAG
- a CDS encoding N-6 DNA methylase, which produces MNYEVEYYGHKRYPDIAVFVEGEKPLLLIETKKKYEKGSTYRAERKFHVTSEEVLGQVFSYAAILKSKNIYVPFVATANDRQIAVFQVPEDIDKHVNWEAIRERDYGRVLGVGYIYGTLRPNYMLMHKPIRFSNEFFAELLDKLAGLYVEKYRLEEVKQELSWILIEDLRGFVDTLSPFVLDAIAPGGRYSSRWEQRVESYAQAKGYRPAPEQLAREMVYVLLNKIVFYKVLERHYKGLPKLESLYSKGYVRSVNEYLNRLRDLFKKAIEITNDFEPVFKTGIYDEIECVESNEVLSLLDWLITLIEQYRIEKLGDVVGYIYEELIPPEERHQLGQFYTPKPIAELIVKWCIRSPDNKVLDPGCGSGTFLVEAYKKLAELKLKKKYEEMRFVSGDVHKQILDQLYGVDINEFPAHVTAMNLAMRNPKEPSNITNIVVEDYFAIAPGQKRLTPYKVKTAEGEKPVEIAFEDFDAVVGNPPYTRWTEIPGKTQNLILRLKCRCHRNTISEYELSPQVSRGVEPGIYVYWIMHSAGFLKDGGRLGMIISDSWLQTDYGVNFGNFLLDHFKIKALIDISSRVFPVPLIGTCILLLEKSTNQKEREDNKVVFMYLDLGESRELAVNEVLDAIENPEKYKNKYYIRVLRQGNITRDKKWINLLFDASTILDELRKRTIKMGELFEAGRGNTIWSIWAIKHGKRPDLGANEFFYMDEGRVKQYGLWEYAYPALVSARFTRWFTFTKDDWEQLKQSGSKCYVFMCHEQRRKLSENVKRYIEWGETWCTTTIRGTRGGGKICSQAQACQEREKRKDLFYGWYDLGGVKESPIFTPYYARYYHRFTLMEFQVMLDADFIAFIPKENISVDRLKALLVYLNSSFVKLYIESMGRTPGAVGPIALEVSQAEEMPTLDVRRLSEDDLELLSSLFDKLEAEARRLGGADKRENVEKLWDTVIKEIDEVVAGILELPQEVAEAAKTLSKTMMERRLQRAEEARPGALKGEEASEIGLPKKTAKKKEKAPGGKHVTLDKFTKK; this is translated from the coding sequence TTGAACTACGAGGTTGAGTACTATGGACACAAGCGCTACCCAGACATAGCGGTGTTTGTAGAGGGTGAGAAACCGCTACTGCTAATCGAGACCAAGAAGAAGTATGAGAAAGGGAGTACCTACAGAGCCGAGCGTAAGTTTCACGTAACCTCCGAGGAGGTGCTAGGGCAGGTCTTCAGCTATGCCGCTATACTGAAGTCTAAGAACATTTATGTGCCGTTCGTCGCTACCGCCAACGATAGGCAAATAGCTGTCTTCCAGGTGCCTGAAGACATAGACAAGCACGTCAATTGGGAAGCTATACGCGAGCGCGACTACGGTAGAGTTCTCGGGGTAGGCTACATCTACGGCACTCTAAGACCGAACTACATGCTGATGCATAAGCCCATAAGGTTCAGCAATGAGTTCTTCGCAGAGTTGCTGGATAAGCTCGCAGGTCTTTATGTCGAGAAGTACAGGCTAGAGGAGGTCAAGCAAGAGCTCTCGTGGATTCTTATAGAAGACCTGAGAGGCTTCGTAGACACGTTATCTCCGTTTGTCCTGGACGCCATAGCTCCTGGCGGTAGGTACAGTAGTCGATGGGAGCAGAGAGTTGAGTCTTACGCTCAGGCGAAGGGCTATAGACCAGCTCCAGAGCAGTTAGCCCGCGAGATGGTGTATGTTCTCCTGAACAAAATAGTCTTCTATAAGGTGCTGGAGAGGCACTACAAGGGTTTGCCGAAGCTAGAGTCTCTTTACTCGAAGGGCTACGTGAGGAGTGTTAACGAATACCTCAATAGACTGAGAGACTTATTCAAAAAGGCTATCGAGATAACGAATGACTTCGAACCAGTATTCAAGACGGGTATATACGATGAAATCGAGTGCGTTGAGAGTAATGAGGTCCTTAGCCTCCTGGACTGGCTGATTACGCTAATTGAGCAGTACAGGATAGAGAAGCTTGGAGACGTCGTTGGCTACATATACGAGGAGCTGATACCGCCTGAAGAGAGACATCAGCTCGGTCAGTTCTACACGCCTAAGCCAATAGCAGAGCTAATAGTGAAGTGGTGTATCAGAAGTCCTGACAACAAGGTGCTGGACCCAGGCTGTGGTTCCGGAACATTCCTAGTTGAAGCTTACAAGAAGTTGGCAGAGCTCAAGCTTAAGAAAAAATATGAAGAAATGAGGTTTGTATCTGGCGATGTGCACAAGCAGATACTAGACCAGCTGTACGGGGTCGACATAAACGAGTTCCCAGCACACGTCACGGCGATGAACTTAGCTATGAGAAATCCAAAGGAGCCCAGCAACATAACCAACATTGTCGTGGAGGACTACTTCGCCATAGCTCCAGGGCAAAAGAGGCTTACACCATACAAGGTGAAAACAGCAGAGGGGGAGAAACCAGTCGAGATAGCCTTCGAAGACTTCGACGCTGTCGTGGGCAATCCTCCCTACACCAGGTGGACTGAGATTCCAGGTAAAACTCAGAATCTGATACTGAGACTGAAATGCCGATGCCACAGAAACACCATATCTGAGTACGAACTAAGCCCCCAGGTTTCTCGAGGAGTTGAGCCCGGAATCTACGTCTACTGGATCATGCACAGCGCGGGCTTCCTGAAGGATGGTGGAAGACTAGGCATGATTATCTCGGACAGCTGGCTTCAAACAGACTACGGTGTGAACTTCGGTAACTTCCTGCTGGACCACTTCAAGATCAAAGCCTTAATCGATATCTCATCCAGAGTATTCCCTGTACCATTGATCGGCACCTGCATACTGCTACTCGAGAAGTCCACTAACCAGAAGGAGCGCGAGGATAACAAAGTCGTCTTCATGTACCTAGATCTGGGCGAGAGCAGGGAGCTTGCAGTCAACGAAGTCTTAGACGCCATCGAGAACCCCGAGAAGTACAAGAACAAGTACTACATCAGGGTCTTAAGACAGGGGAATATAACGAGAGACAAGAAGTGGATAAACCTCCTTTTCGATGCAAGCACCATACTAGACGAGCTGAGGAAAAGAACCATTAAAATGGGAGAGCTGTTTGAGGCTGGCCGAGGTAACACGATCTGGTCGATATGGGCTATTAAGCACGGTAAAAGACCCGATTTAGGTGCTAATGAGTTCTTCTACATGGACGAGGGTCGGGTTAAGCAGTATGGCTTATGGGAATACGCTTATCCAGCCCTGGTGAGTGCAAGATTCACCAGGTGGTTTACCTTCACCAAGGATGATTGGGAACAGTTAAAGCAGAGTGGTTCTAAGTGCTACGTGTTCATGTGCCATGAACAAAGGAGGAAGCTCTCGGAGAACGTTAAGAGGTATATTGAGTGGGGGGAGACCTGGTGCACCACGACAATTAGGGGAACTAGAGGTGGTGGAAAAATATGTAGTCAGGCCCAGGCTTGCCAGGAAAGGGAGAAGAGGAAAGACCTCTTCTACGGGTGGTACGACCTCGGAGGCGTTAAGGAATCGCCGATATTCACGCCGTATTATGCGCGATACTATCATAGGTTCACGTTAATGGAGTTTCAAGTGATGCTAGATGCGGACTTTATAGCGTTTATACCAAAGGAGAACATATCGGTGGATAGGTTGAAAGCTCTCCTAGTTTACTTAAACTCGAGCTTCGTTAAACTCTACATAGAATCTATGGGGAGAACACCTGGTGCTGTTGGACCGATAGCTCTTGAGGTTAGTCAAGCCGAGGAGATGCCGACTTTAGATGTTAGGAGGCTTAGTGAGGATGACCTGGAGCTTCTGTCTTCTCTCTTCGATAAGCTAGAGGCTGAGGCTCGTAGACTCGGTGGTGCCGATAAGCGTGAGAACGTTGAGAAGCTCTGGGACACCGTAATCAAGGAAATAGATGAAGTGGTTGCGGGGATACTCGAGTTGCCACAGGAGGTAGCTGAAGCCGCGAAGACCCTCTCTAAAACCATGATGGAGAGGAGGTTACAGAGAGCCGAGGAAGCCAGACCAGGAGCTCTCAAAGGAGAGGAGGCATCGGAAATCGGGTTACCCAAGAAGACGGCGAAAAAGAAGGAAAAAGCACCTGGGGGAAAACACGTAACGCTGGATAAGTTCACGAAGAAGTAG
- a CDS encoding peptidase M54: protein MVCSTLSGGLVFELFTHGLDPDAVREAKNVLRLFSPEEVKTRSVDEIPRDYLNRLRSQYDGFLVAKWLATLRLVSGSIVVGVLNVDAYVEPLNFIFGLALPALNTATVYVTRLRSWASRDLFLARVRKEVVHELGHVFGLEHCRERRCVMSFSNSLAEVDRKDYRMCGLHYTELRRRVPNVGGELRLPP from the coding sequence ATGGTGTGTTCGACCCTGAGCGGGGGCCTAGTCTTCGAGCTGTTCACACACGGACTGGATCCAGATGCTGTAAGGGAAGCGAAGAACGTGCTACGACTCTTCAGCCCTGAGGAGGTCAAGACAAGAAGCGTTGATGAAATACCTAGGGATTACCTCAACCGGCTAAGGAGCCAGTATGATGGGTTCCTAGTGGCGAAGTGGCTAGCTACTTTAAGGCTGGTAAGCGGTTCAATAGTGGTAGGAGTCCTGAACGTCGACGCTTACGTGGAGCCGTTGAACTTCATCTTTGGTCTAGCGTTGCCGGCCCTCAACACCGCTACAGTGTACGTGACCAGGCTAAGGTCCTGGGCTTCCAGGGACCTGTTCTTAGCCAGGGTTAGGAAGGAGGTCGTTCACGAGTTAGGCCACGTGTTCGGGCTGGAGCACTGCAGGGAAAGGAGGTGTGTGATGAGCTTCAGTAACAGCCTAGCCGAGGTCGATAGGAAGGACTACAGGATGTGCGGGCTTCACTACACCGAGTTAAGGAGGAGAGTTCCTAATGTAGGTGGGGAGCTACGACTTCCGCCCTAA
- the topA gene encoding DNA topoisomerase I, whose protein sequence is MRLESRDYVLIVAEKPKAADKIATALKLSGRRVFKGVRVWEGFFNGRRVLVAPAVGHMFSLDTEEGGFPVFNYQWVPRWAVERGSRYSRRYYEVLKSLARGACEYVNACDYDIEGSVIGYLIIRNFGDLSRTKRAKFSSLTVEELSNAFRNLQPLDTEMVEAGLCRHELDWIWGINVSRALMTFYKKVFGGFRVLSAGRVQTPTLMEVLRRHVERETFVPTLKFSVSVTIDAKGSKVTLSSDFGMDLSEGEARGVATSIRKAGKLRVVDVRSEVERLRPLPPFNLPDLQYEAYRVAKISPAEVLRIAEALYLDQLISYPRTNSQKLPKTLNHRQVLRGLASMPPYRDYALELLGRTRLTPVEGFKEDPAHPAIHPTGYTPKDPLKGWTRIVYDMIVKRYLATLSDDAVLRGSTYTLKVLSYEFTLSVQELVRSGWLRIYDYRKVNSSGALNLKIGDEVPVLEVKVLKTYSRPPPRYTKSSLLEWMEKSGIGTEATRAEIIETLFRRGYLKQVASGVDITDLGIMVSLASGNLFSELSSVQLTRKVEEKLGKIIEGRFSRSGVIGEVVSMLRPRLLNVKQLLEDGLPAGELRRLAGLNTAESDSCMLCKRLGESTHEGLRLCRFHSQAYLNLIECFKDWRRKSGVGFTEFLERVVMLKSSGKYAREVAQLLLRESSGSLESLERPRPPSHDEG, encoded by the coding sequence ATGAGGTTGGAGAGCAGGGATTACGTCCTGATTGTAGCGGAGAAGCCTAAGGCAGCTGACAAGATAGCTACGGCGCTGAAGCTGTCGGGTAGGAGAGTGTTTAAGGGTGTTAGAGTGTGGGAGGGTTTCTTCAACGGACGCAGGGTTCTAGTGGCCCCGGCAGTGGGGCACATGTTCTCCCTAGACACTGAGGAGGGCGGCTTCCCCGTCTTCAACTATCAGTGGGTTCCTAGGTGGGCTGTCGAAAGGGGGAGTAGGTACTCCCGTAGGTATTATGAGGTCCTGAAGTCCCTGGCGCGGGGGGCTTGCGAGTACGTTAACGCCTGCGACTACGATATAGAGGGTTCCGTGATAGGGTACCTGATAATCAGGAACTTCGGTGATTTAAGCAGGACCAAGAGGGCTAAGTTCTCCTCACTGACTGTTGAGGAGTTAAGCAACGCGTTCAGGAACCTGCAGCCCCTTGACACCGAGATGGTTGAGGCCGGCTTATGTAGGCATGAGCTGGACTGGATATGGGGCATTAACGTAAGCAGGGCGCTGATGACCTTCTACAAGAAGGTGTTCGGCGGGTTCAGAGTCTTAAGTGCTGGGAGAGTTCAAACACCAACGCTCATGGAGGTCCTGCGGAGACATGTTGAGAGGGAGACGTTCGTGCCTACCCTCAAGTTCTCCGTCTCAGTAACCATCGATGCGAAGGGGAGTAAGGTCACGCTGTCAAGCGATTTCGGCATGGACTTGAGCGAGGGTGAGGCGAGGGGGGTAGCCACATCCATTAGGAAGGCCGGCAAGTTACGTGTGGTTGACGTGAGGTCTGAGGTCGAGCGTTTGAGACCGCTCCCCCCGTTCAACCTGCCGGACCTTCAGTACGAGGCCTACAGGGTCGCGAAGATCTCGCCGGCCGAGGTGTTGAGGATTGCTGAGGCGTTGTATCTAGATCAGCTCATTAGCTACCCACGCACCAACTCGCAGAAGTTGCCTAAGACTCTCAATCACAGACAGGTGTTGAGGGGTCTTGCCTCAATGCCACCCTACAGAGATTACGCTCTAGAGCTACTAGGGAGGACACGCTTAACACCTGTTGAGGGCTTCAAGGAGGATCCGGCACACCCGGCGATACATCCGACGGGCTACACCCCTAAAGATCCCCTTAAAGGCTGGACCAGGATCGTCTACGACATGATAGTCAAGCGTTACCTGGCCACACTGAGCGATGATGCTGTGTTGAGGGGGTCCACCTACACTCTGAAGGTCCTGAGCTACGAGTTCACCCTGAGCGTGCAGGAGCTGGTGAGGAGTGGATGGTTGAGGATATACGACTATAGGAAGGTCAATTCCTCAGGAGCTCTGAACCTGAAGATCGGGGACGAAGTGCCGGTGCTGGAGGTCAAGGTCCTTAAGACGTACAGCAGGCCACCGCCTAGATACACTAAGTCCTCACTGCTTGAGTGGATGGAGAAGTCCGGCATAGGTACGGAAGCCACGAGGGCCGAGATTATAGAGACCCTGTTCAGGAGGGGGTATTTGAAGCAGGTTGCGTCAGGGGTGGACATCACGGACTTAGGTATCATGGTCTCGCTCGCGTCGGGCAACCTATTCTCAGAACTCTCGAGCGTACAGCTAACCCGGAAAGTTGAGGAGAAGCTTGGCAAGATAATAGAGGGTAGGTTCAGCAGGTCAGGCGTGATAGGCGAGGTAGTGTCGATGCTGAGGCCCAGGCTGCTCAACGTCAAGCAATTGCTGGAGGACGGGCTACCGGCAGGTGAGTTAAGAAGGTTAGCAGGTCTGAACACTGCCGAAAGCGATTCCTGTATGCTCTGCAAACGACTTGGCGAGTCCACGCATGAAGGCCTGAGGTTATGTAGATTCCACAGCCAGGCATACCTAAACCTAATAGAGTGTTTTAAAGACTGGAGACGGAAGAGCGGCGTCGGATTCACTGAATTCCTGGAGAGGGTGGTGATGCTTAAATCTAGCGGCAAGTACGCTAGGGAGGTAGCTCAGCTACTGCTCAGGGAGTCCAGCGGATCTCTGGAATCCCTAGAGCGGCCTCGTCCTCCCTCTCACGATGAGGGTTAA
- a CDS encoding chromatin protein Cren7 yields the protein MAKCPRCGAEVQPEKTWQVVSPLPDAYGRITITVLGTFKCSSCGYGWKGRVSSIKVGPEGEVSFKEGGRKGGKGEGRPPERREGKVIEVDISDILEE from the coding sequence ATGGCTAAGTGCCCTAGGTGTGGGGCTGAGGTGCAGCCGGAGAAGACCTGGCAGGTCGTGAGTCCGTTGCCGGATGCGTACGGCAGGATAACGATAACGGTCTTAGGGACCTTTAAGTGCTCCTCCTGCGGCTACGGATGGAAGGGCAGGGTGTCGAGTATTAAGGTAGGTCCTGAGGGTGAGGTGTCCTTCAAGGAGGGCGGGAGGAAGGGCGGGAAGGGTGAAGGCAGACCTCCTGAGCGGAGAGAGGGTAAGGTCATCGAGGTTGATATCTCGGACATATTGGAGGAGTAG